One window of Paenibacillus albicereus genomic DNA carries:
- a CDS encoding HAD family hydrolase — protein MIRAILFDLDQTLLDRTEGFREFAGRFAARYADVPEGERSAWAERLIELDEDGYKTKRELFRELPERLPCICSDPAELMAFYEREYVGSARPMSGAPQLLTSLHPYYRLGIVTNGTDAIQRGKLERTGLARWFGSVVVSESAGYRKPQRELFALALRELGVQPEQALFVGDHPLNDIQGAYFSGMKTVWLKRSQAWPDEAAVLPDAVISEMAQLPAAIRLVSGQTAAADWRLSSGA, from the coding sequence ATGATTCGAGCGATCCTGTTCGACCTGGACCAAACGCTGCTCGACCGCACGGAGGGCTTCCGCGAGTTCGCGGGCCGCTTCGCCGCCCGCTATGCGGATGTGCCGGAGGGCGAGCGCTCCGCATGGGCGGAGCGGCTGATCGAGCTGGACGAGGACGGCTACAAGACGAAGCGCGAGCTGTTTCGCGAGCTGCCGGAGCGGCTCCCTTGCATCTGCTCCGATCCGGCCGAGCTCATGGCGTTCTACGAACGGGAATACGTCGGCAGCGCGCGGCCGATGTCCGGCGCGCCGCAGCTGCTGACATCGCTGCATCCGTATTACCGTCTCGGCATCGTGACGAACGGGACGGACGCGATCCAGCGCGGCAAGCTGGAACGGACCGGGCTCGCGCGCTGGTTCGGATCCGTCGTCGTTTCGGAGTCGGCGGGCTATCGCAAGCCTCAACGCGAGCTGTTCGCGCTGGCGCTTCGCGAGCTCGGCGTTCAGCCCGAGCAGGCGCTGTTCGTCGGCGACCATCCGTTGAACGATATCCAAGGCGCCTACTTCAGCGGGATGAAGACCGTCTGGCTGAAACGGAGTCAAGCCTGGCCGGACGAGGCGGCGGTGCTGCCCGATGCGGTTATCTCCGAGATGGCGCAGCTGCCGGCGGCGATCCGACTCGTATCGGGGCAGACGGCCGCTGCGGACTGGCGGCTCAGCAGCGGCGCCTGA
- a CDS encoding metallophosphoesterase family protein, whose amino-acid sequence MERIAIISDVHGNMPALEAVLLDIQARGIARVICLGDLAGKGPEPAEAVDAVRERCETVIRGNWDDFLRLPTDDETLRWHQERLGPERLRYLQELPFCTELRIGGRLVRFVHASPQSVYRRIQPWDSEADRWSMFDPPDGFEGVADALGYGDIHQAYAQHVRGRLLFNCGSVGNPLDLNQASYAVLEGRRDAGAEAPFALQLIRVPYDIEEAVARAERLAMPQLEPYRQELVTGRYRGLLS is encoded by the coding sequence ATGGAGCGGATCGCCATCATATCCGATGTACACGGCAACATGCCGGCGCTGGAGGCGGTGCTCTTGGACATCCAGGCCCGAGGCATCGCGCGGGTCATCTGCCTGGGAGATCTGGCGGGCAAAGGTCCCGAGCCGGCGGAAGCCGTCGATGCCGTCCGCGAGCGCTGCGAGACGGTCATCCGCGGCAATTGGGATGATTTCCTTCGCTTGCCGACGGACGACGAGACGCTGAGATGGCATCAGGAGCGCCTTGGTCCGGAGCGGCTCCGCTATTTGCAGGAGCTGCCGTTCTGTACGGAGCTGCGCATCGGGGGGCGGCTCGTCCGGTTCGTCCACGCTTCTCCGCAGAGCGTCTACCGCCGCATCCAGCCTTGGGACTCCGAGGCCGACCGGTGGTCGATGTTCGATCCTCCGGACGGCTTCGAAGGTGTCGCGGACGCGCTCGGCTACGGAGACATCCACCAGGCGTATGCCCAGCATGTGCGCGGGCGGCTGCTGTTCAATTGCGGCAGCGTCGGCAATCCGCTCGATCTGAACCAGGCTTCCTATGCGGTGCTGGAAGGACGGCGGGACGCGGGCGCGGAAGCGCCGTTCGCGCTGCAGCTGATCCGGGTCCCGTATGACATCGAGGAGGCGGTGGCTCGCGCCGAGCGGCTGGCGATGCCGCAGCTGGAGCCGTACCGGCAAGAGCTCGTCACCGGGCGCTATCGGGGATTGCTTTCGTGA